A window of the Virgibacillus pantothenticus genome harbors these coding sequences:
- a CDS encoding dicarboxylate/amino acid:cation symporter — protein sequence MKGFGLLLRIIIAIGLGIAFGSFVNDWFIRLFATFNDLFGNFLGFIIPLIILGFIIPGIGSMGKGAGKLLGLTAIIAYSSTIIAGIIAFLSAKMIYPNLLNQQSLQSFSDPTKSLSSGFIQIEMPPPMGVMTALLLAFVLGLGIAAIKGDSLYKLSLDFRDIIHLVIEKVIIPLLPFHIFGIFANMTSAGQVSTILAVFAKVFVMIIILHLLYLFVQYTVAGGLSKQNPLSMLKTMAPAYFTALGTQSSAATIPVTLEHAKRLKVRENIADFTVPLLANIHLSGSTITLVSCALAVLFLQGDAATLGTIFPFILMLGVTMIAAPGVPGGAVMAAIGLLESMLGFDSTMVSLMIALYLAQDSLGTACNVTGDGAITAITDSLSRKGKSFNGDAEVAQS from the coding sequence TTGAAAGGTTTTGGATTACTACTACGCATTATCATCGCTATAGGACTAGGTATTGCGTTCGGTTCATTTGTAAATGACTGGTTTATACGTTTATTTGCAACATTTAATGATCTGTTTGGTAACTTTTTAGGATTTATAATACCGTTAATTATTCTCGGATTTATTATTCCTGGTATCGGTTCAATGGGAAAAGGAGCAGGAAAACTATTAGGACTGACAGCAATCATCGCATATTCTTCGACAATTATTGCTGGAATCATTGCCTTTTTATCTGCTAAAATGATTTATCCTAACTTATTAAATCAGCAATCACTTCAGTCTTTTTCCGATCCAACAAAATCATTGAGCAGCGGATTTATCCAAATTGAAATGCCCCCACCTATGGGCGTGATGACCGCATTATTACTTGCTTTTGTACTTGGATTAGGAATTGCAGCAATTAAGGGAGATTCACTTTACAAACTATCCCTTGATTTTAGGGATATTATCCATTTAGTAATTGAAAAGGTAATTATTCCGTTACTTCCGTTTCATATTTTTGGTATCTTTGCCAATATGACTTCTGCAGGTCAAGTAAGTACTATTTTAGCTGTTTTTGCTAAAGTATTTGTTATGATAATCATCTTACATTTACTTTACTTATTCGTACAATATACAGTTGCAGGAGGTTTAAGCAAGCAAAACCCATTATCTATGCTTAAAACAATGGCACCCGCCTATTTTACTGCTTTAGGAACGCAATCTTCAGCAGCTACCATCCCTGTTACTTTAGAGCACGCTAAACGATTAAAGGTTCGAGAAAATATTGCAGATTTCACTGTACCTTTACTGGCAAATATTCATTTATCAGGCAGTACCATCACGTTAGTAAGTTGTGCATTAGCTGTATTGTTTTTACAAGGCGATGCAGCTACGCTTGGAACTATCTTTCCATTTATTTTAATGTTAGGTGTTACAATGATTGCTGCACCAGGAGTTCCAGGTGGTGCAGTCATGGCAGCAATTGGACTTTTGGAGAGTATGCTAGGCTTCGACTCAACCATGGTATCACTGATGATCGCCTTATACTTAGCCCAAGACAGCCTTGGAACTGCTTGTAACGTTACTGGTGACGGAGCAATTACAGCTATTACTGACAGCTTAAGCAGAAAGGGAAAATCTTTCAACGGCGATGCTGAAGTAGCTCAGTCTTAA
- a CDS encoding NAD(P)/FAD-dependent oxidoreductase, which yields MSYDVTIVGGGPSGLMAAIAAAESGANTLLLEKGKKLGKKLAISGGGRCNVTNRLPQEEVIKHIPGNGKFLYSAFSIFNNYDIIDFFTHLNVPLKEEDHGRMFPVTIQSKTVVNALLKRMEELNVTVKLEMPVKAVHYDKKHHTIILYNGDKIQSKTIIIAVGGKAVPQTGSTGDGYAWAKKAGHTVTDLYPTEVALVSKEPFIQNKLLQGISLRNVCLSVLNQKGKTIISHQMDMIFTHFGISGPAVLRCSQFVVKEIKKGQTAVPMELDLFPNATEQDLAQQLFEQIQTTPKKSIKNLLKGWAPERFIGFLLERHGVHEDKKVGNLSKQWVLEFIHDCKQFTFYVHDSLPLEKAFVTGGGVSIKEIVPNTMRSKVMERLYFCGEILDIHGYTGGYNITSALVTGRIAGLNAAIEAEVGS from the coding sequence ATGTCCTATGACGTAACCATTGTTGGCGGAGGACCTTCTGGATTAATGGCTGCTATTGCCGCAGCTGAGTCGGGTGCCAACACATTATTGCTGGAAAAAGGAAAGAAACTAGGAAAAAAACTGGCTATCTCAGGTGGAGGCCGATGTAATGTAACGAACCGTCTGCCTCAGGAAGAAGTCATTAAGCATATTCCTGGAAACGGAAAATTTTTATACAGTGCTTTTTCTATATTTAACAATTACGACATTATTGATTTTTTCACGCATTTAAATGTCCCGTTAAAAGAAGAAGATCATGGCAGAATGTTTCCAGTTACTATTCAGTCTAAAACGGTAGTTAATGCGTTACTGAAGCGCATGGAAGAGCTAAATGTCACAGTAAAGCTAGAGATGCCTGTAAAAGCAGTCCACTACGACAAGAAACACCATACTATTATCCTCTATAATGGAGATAAAATCCAATCTAAAACCATTATCATTGCTGTTGGAGGTAAAGCGGTACCGCAAACAGGTTCTACTGGAGATGGGTATGCATGGGCAAAAAAAGCCGGACATACAGTTACCGACCTATATCCTACAGAAGTTGCTTTAGTTTCTAAGGAACCTTTTATCCAAAATAAATTACTACAAGGTATTTCGTTACGTAACGTTTGTTTATCTGTGCTTAATCAAAAAGGGAAAACCATTATTTCCCATCAAATGGATATGATTTTTACGCATTTCGGCATTTCTGGTCCAGCAGTATTGCGTTGCTCCCAATTTGTTGTTAAAGAAATAAAAAAAGGACAAACTGCTGTTCCAATGGAGCTTGATCTATTTCCTAATGCCACTGAACAAGACCTAGCTCAGCAACTCTTTGAACAGATTCAAACAACACCTAAAAAATCGATTAAAAACTTGTTAAAAGGATGGGCTCCAGAAAGGTTTATTGGATTTTTACTGGAACGACATGGTGTACATGAAGATAAAAAAGTAGGAAATCTTTCCAAGCAATGGGTATTGGAATTCATACACGATTGCAAACAATTTACATTTTATGTTCATGACTCCCTCCCATTGGAAAAAGCGTTTGTTACTGGTGGTGGAGTTTCTATTAAAGAAATTGTTCCAAATACTATGCGTTCAAAGGTAATGGAGCGTTTATATTTTTGTGGAGAAATATTGGATATACATGGCTATACAGGCGGTTATAATATAACATCTGCACTTGTTACAGGCAGAATCGCTGGTTTAAATGCTGCTATTGAAGCAGAGGTTGGAAGTTGA
- a CDS encoding putative polysaccharide biosynthesis protein — protein sequence MSNIVRGTILLTGATFLSKLLGMVYVIPFNSLVGATGGTLFSLAYTPYNIFISISTVGVPLAVSKFVSKYNAVGDYETGMRMFRTGMRLMVTTGILAFFVLFFSADLLAAGMITSENAEAISRTDVAFVIKMVSFALILIPAMSIVRGFFQGYHSMGPTALSQVMEQIVRIFFILAGSFVIVNVLGGSIIAAVGFSTFAAFLGAVASCVVLWVYWQKRKPYMDRQRKQQIYMYDIRTRDMLKELFRYAGPFVLVGLATPLYQLIDQFTFERAMVASGREDLWSFTYSVVNFYGHKLVIIPVTIATGLSLAILPEMTKAFTQKNNQLLKKQINQALQIVMFLILPAVAGLSLLSTEAYGALFGLEQIKISGELLAWYAPVGLFFGLFTVTSSILQGVNQQRFAVISLSAGVLAKLLLNIQLIYMFGAKGAILGTALAAGIATVLNLWCIRSATHFSYKPLAKRTILILIFIAIMSGAIVLGKYLLGIAVPETRLGMMLTLIVCVCLGGFVYLWLAYASTLLERVLGNRIRFLDKIFRR from the coding sequence ATGTCGAATATAGTACGTGGAACGATATTGTTAACAGGAGCAACTTTTCTGTCTAAATTATTAGGAATGGTTTATGTCATTCCCTTTAATTCATTAGTTGGTGCAACTGGTGGGACGCTTTTTTCCTTAGCGTACACACCTTACAATATATTTATTAGTATCTCTACTGTTGGAGTGCCATTAGCTGTATCCAAGTTTGTTTCCAAATATAATGCTGTTGGGGATTATGAAACAGGAATGCGCATGTTCCGTACTGGAATGAGATTGATGGTTACAACCGGGATATTAGCTTTTTTTGTACTGTTTTTTAGCGCCGATTTGTTGGCGGCTGGAATGATTACGAGCGAAAATGCTGAAGCAATATCAAGAACAGATGTAGCTTTTGTTATTAAGATGGTAAGCTTTGCATTGATTTTAATTCCCGCTATGAGTATTGTTAGAGGCTTCTTTCAAGGATATCATTCGATGGGGCCTACAGCTTTATCACAAGTGATGGAACAAATTGTACGTATCTTTTTTATCTTAGCAGGATCATTTGTTATTGTTAATGTTTTAGGTGGGTCCATTATTGCCGCTGTTGGATTTTCGACTTTTGCAGCTTTCCTTGGAGCAGTCGCTTCCTGTGTTGTATTATGGGTTTATTGGCAAAAACGAAAACCGTATATGGACAGACAACGGAAGCAGCAAATATATATGTATGATATTCGCACACGTGATATGTTAAAAGAATTATTTCGCTATGCGGGACCGTTTGTTTTGGTCGGCTTAGCAACTCCTTTGTACCAATTGATTGATCAATTTACTTTTGAAAGGGCAATGGTAGCTAGTGGCAGGGAAGATTTATGGTCTTTTACATATTCGGTTGTGAATTTCTACGGTCATAAACTGGTTATTATACCTGTCACAATTGCAACGGGCTTATCTTTAGCCATATTGCCAGAAATGACAAAAGCATTTACGCAAAAAAATAATCAGCTGTTAAAGAAGCAAATTAATCAGGCACTGCAAATTGTAATGTTTCTAATTCTTCCTGCTGTTGCTGGACTTTCTCTGTTATCTACAGAAGCGTATGGCGCATTATTTGGTTTGGAGCAAATTAAAATTTCAGGTGAACTGCTTGCCTGGTATGCTCCTGTCGGTTTGTTCTTTGGGCTTTTTACAGTTACCTCATCTATTTTACAGGGCGTTAACCAACAACGGTTTGCGGTTATTAGTTTATCGGCAGGTGTGCTCGCAAAACTATTGTTAAACATACAGCTTATTTATATGTTCGGTGCAAAGGGTGCTATTTTAGGAACAGCATTAGCTGCAGGTATTGCTACTGTACTTAATTTATGGTGTATCCGGTCAGCAACCCACTTTTCCTATAAACCATTAGCTAAGCGAACGATATTAATATTGATTTTCATAGCAATAATGAGCGGAGCGATCGTTTTAGGTAAATATTTGCTAGGTATAGCAGTACCAGAAACGCGTTTGGGGATGATGCTCACATTAATTGTATGTGTCTGTTTAGGTGGATTTGTTTACTTATGGTTGGCTTATGCTTCAACATTGTTAGAAAGAGTGCTTGGAAATCGAATTCGGTTTTTAGATAAAATTTTCCGGCGATAG
- a CDS encoding pseudouridine synthase, translating into MRLDKFLANAGIGSRKEVKALLKKRHVTVNNKVIKDSSAHVDPDNDTIKVNEELVQYQKYIYIMLHKPPGVISATEDKKEKTVIDLLPAELQNFRPFPVGRLDKDTEGLLILTNDGQLAHELLSPKKHVPKTYFAKIKGEVTEEDCKVFANGVTLDDGYITKPATLSILQQGETSAVEITITEGKFHQVKRMFCAVDKQVLYLKRTRMGKLLLDEALKMSQYRELNTEELKLLYET; encoded by the coding sequence ATGCGGCTTGATAAATTTTTAGCCAATGCTGGAATTGGAAGTAGAAAAGAAGTAAAAGCATTGCTTAAAAAACGACATGTTACGGTGAACAATAAGGTAATAAAAGATAGCTCTGCTCACGTTGATCCCGATAACGATACGATAAAAGTAAACGAGGAGCTTGTTCAATATCAAAAATATATCTATATCATGTTACATAAACCACCTGGTGTAATTTCAGCAACCGAGGATAAAAAAGAAAAAACAGTCATTGATTTGTTGCCGGCGGAGTTACAAAATTTTCGTCCATTTCCTGTCGGGCGGCTTGATAAGGATACGGAAGGATTGCTGATATTAACAAATGATGGACAACTAGCGCATGAATTATTATCTCCGAAAAAACATGTGCCCAAAACATATTTTGCAAAGATTAAAGGTGAGGTAACAGAAGAAGATTGTAAAGTTTTCGCTAATGGAGTTACGCTGGATGATGGTTATATAACTAAGCCTGCAACATTAAGCATTTTGCAACAGGGAGAAACGTCAGCGGTAGAGATTACTATAACGGAAGGTAAATTTCATCAAGTTAAACGAATGTTTTGCGCCGTCGATAAACAAGTACTATATTTAAAACGAACTAGGATGGGGAAACTACTACTTGACGAGGCGCTTAAAATGAGTCAATACCGAGAATTAAACACAGAAGAATTAAAATTACTGTATGAAACTTAA
- the thpR gene encoding RNA 2',3'-cyclic phosphodiesterase, translating to MSDSKVWELVKKLQTISFSPFYVQVGGIGTFGSTDKPRVIYSAVQSTEALTDLANQVQFVAVQTGFSSEERPYIPHITLAKKWAGTGSMEKEIAQTKYMNHSIIRLYVDRFVLYQIFPKQQPKYKVKACFKALGGENTGATD from the coding sequence GTGTCCGATAGTAAAGTATGGGAATTGGTGAAGAAGTTGCAGACAATTTCTTTCTCTCCCTTTTATGTACAAGTAGGCGGTATCGGTACTTTTGGCTCTACTGATAAACCTCGCGTTATCTATTCTGCTGTACAATCTACCGAGGCTTTAACAGATTTAGCGAATCAAGTGCAGTTTGTAGCGGTACAAACGGGGTTCTCATCGGAAGAACGGCCATACATTCCTCACATCACATTGGCAAAGAAATGGGCCGGCACTGGAAGCATGGAAAAAGAAATAGCCCAGACGAAATATATGAACCATTCAATCATCCGGTTATATGTTGATCGCTTTGTACTATATCAAATTTTTCCAAAGCAACAACCAAAATACAAAGTAAAAGCTTGTTTTAAAGCGTTGGGAGGTGAAAACACTGGCGCAACTGATTAA
- a CDS encoding NERD domain-containing protein translates to MKTLAQLIKLQDYISRYEWSPYRYPSQFIRLKNENWHQLKDMWEKAANSSVDHTEMMQEAKEHPRWKLWKRKTKAVDVDHEEYTADLDLPETEQGLKQYYLDKLLHLQMKWATSTVTDISFVDKKWTEDNEIKYFLQRFPDTYLFLYYPIFTIKKAPVECEIILISPIGIEIICQLRETTGAMIIAQDARTWIVEKENSRGKLLNPHIALKRTENIIKGILSHYHLNFPITKTILAKSNPVQFLAEPYQTKIIGKQQYDSWFSQKRNMTSPLKNQQLKVAEALLKHVQTTSVKRPEWEEERNPFEFVEEES, encoded by the coding sequence GTGAAAACACTGGCGCAACTGATTAAATTACAAGATTATATTTCCCGGTATGAGTGGAGCCCCTATCGATATCCCAGTCAATTTATTCGCTTGAAAAATGAAAACTGGCACCAGTTAAAAGATATGTGGGAAAAAGCAGCTAATAGCTCTGTGGATCATACTGAAATGATGCAAGAAGCAAAGGAACATCCGCGCTGGAAGTTGTGGAAACGCAAAACAAAAGCAGTTGATGTAGACCACGAAGAATATACTGCTGATCTTGATCTTCCTGAAACAGAGCAAGGGCTAAAGCAATATTACTTAGACAAATTATTACACTTACAAATGAAATGGGCTACTTCAACGGTAACCGATATTTCCTTTGTTGATAAGAAATGGACAGAAGATAATGAGATTAAATATTTTTTACAACGGTTTCCAGACACGTATTTATTTTTGTATTACCCTATTTTCACAATTAAAAAAGCTCCAGTAGAGTGCGAAATTATTTTGATCTCTCCAATAGGCATTGAAATCATCTGCCAATTAAGGGAGACTACTGGGGCAATGATAATAGCACAAGATGCACGGACGTGGATCGTTGAAAAGGAAAATAGCAGGGGGAAATTGTTAAATCCACACATTGCTTTAAAACGAACGGAGAACATTATAAAAGGAATACTTTCTCATTATCATTTAAATTTCCCAATTACGAAAACCATTCTAGCTAAATCCAATCCAGTTCAATTTTTAGCTGAGCCGTATCAGACGAAAATTATTGGGAAACAGCAATACGACAGCTGGTTCTCGCAAAAGCGAAATATGACTTCTCCATTAAAAAACCAGCAGTTAAAAGTAGCGGAAGCATTATTAAAACATGTACAAACAACTTCGGTAAAACGCCCGGAATGGGAAGAAGAACGAAACCCATTTGAATTTGTTGAAGAAGAATCTTAA
- a CDS encoding phosphotransferase family protein, producing the protein MVNWLKRVLGSEWEVAPAGGLTGDAYLATKDNQRLFLKRNSSPFLAVLSAEGVVPKLIWTKRMENGDVITAQEWLEGRELKPVEMQHLRVADLLRKIHQSSELLYMLMRLGKKPITSDESFDTIKKRLLQIDLNHTHEQINLALTNLEKLLPITRKQKLVVCHGDLNHNNLLLTEEGNLYLIDWDNALIADPVIDYGMILNSYIPQENWHEWLSQYGIATDSHLLGRMHWYLLLDSLHYLCWHKERDEGVKFVDRLHELQVLNNQIGNFNLDLFDE; encoded by the coding sequence ATGGTGAACTGGCTGAAGCGAGTTCTAGGTAGTGAGTGGGAAGTAGCTCCAGCAGGTGGGCTTACGGGAGACGCTTACCTGGCAACGAAGGATAACCAGCGATTATTTTTAAAACGTAACTCATCCCCGTTTTTAGCTGTTTTATCGGCAGAAGGGGTTGTACCGAAGCTAATTTGGACGAAAAGAATGGAAAATGGTGACGTCATTACAGCCCAAGAATGGCTGGAGGGAAGAGAATTAAAACCAGTAGAAATGCAACATTTACGAGTTGCAGACTTATTACGAAAAATTCACCAGTCCTCTGAATTGTTGTACATGCTTATGCGCTTAGGAAAAAAACCCATTACTTCAGATGAAAGTTTCGATACAATCAAAAAACGTTTATTACAAATTGATTTAAATCATACACATGAGCAGATCAATCTCGCATTAACCAACTTAGAAAAATTGCTTCCTATTACGAGGAAGCAAAAATTAGTCGTGTGCCATGGTGATTTAAATCATAATAATTTACTATTAACCGAAGAAGGGAATTTATATCTTATCGATTGGGATAATGCGTTAATTGCTGATCCAGTTATCGATTATGGAATGATTTTAAATTCGTATATACCACAAGAAAATTGGCACGAGTGGTTAAGTCAGTACGGTATTGCAACAGACAGTCACCTGCTAGGTCGGATGCATTGGTATTTATTACTTGATTCCCTTCATTATTTATGTTGGCATAAAGAACGTGATGAAGGTGTTAAATTTGTAGATCGTTTGCACGAGCTGCAAGTATTAAATAATCAAATAGGGAATTTTAATTTAGA